In Arthrobacter sp. QXT-31, one genomic interval encodes:
- a CDS encoding ABC transporter family substrate-binding protein: protein MRFSRISKAVGVAAAAALALSACASTNGGTTPSSNAAGKQGGTATVVEVNAFNTFNPNTADGNTDINSKVSYATHSGFYYIDNQLNIVHNDKFGKMEKTSDDPLTVKYTINEGVKWSDGTPVTAADLLLQWAAFSGYYNDADAEGKAGTSYFSYAGDPTGLALTDFPEIGDDNRSMTIKYSKPFADWEIALGGPGIDIPAHVLAKKAGLADTQAFIDHLKAMPRGDAKAPKAADAKLKAMSDMWNTGFDSKTLPSDPSLFLSNGPFVVQSINQDQSLTMVRNKDYNWGPEPKLDEITVRYIGSSPAQVQALKNGEADIIAPQASADTLEQLKALESQGVTVEQGNQLSYDHIDLNYSGPFAEKSVREAFMLTVPRKDIVDKIIKKLDPEAKPLDSQLFVPAQPAYETSVQENGSSKYQDADVDAAKKLLNGATPEVRIMYNKDNPNRVDAFSLIRESATKAGFKIVDGGLGASDWGKALGKGGYDATIFGWINPGVGVSGVPQIFRTGNGSNFNKFSDPEADKLMDELIVTTDRSKQDELTKQIDKKIWDSAYGLPLFQSVGVDAYSDRITGVKFMPNQTGVWWNFWEWAEK, encoded by the coding sequence ATGCGATTCAGTCGTATTTCCAAAGCAGTAGGCGTTGCAGCCGCGGCTGCACTGGCGCTCAGCGCCTGCGCGAGCACGAATGGCGGGACAACCCCGTCGAGCAATGCGGCCGGCAAGCAGGGGGGAACAGCCACTGTAGTTGAGGTCAACGCGTTCAACACGTTCAACCCCAACACGGCCGACGGCAACACTGACATCAACTCGAAGGTCAGCTACGCCACACACTCCGGGTTCTACTACATCGACAACCAGCTGAACATCGTGCACAACGACAAGTTCGGCAAGATGGAAAAGACGTCCGACGATCCGCTGACCGTCAAATACACCATCAACGAAGGCGTTAAATGGTCTGACGGCACTCCCGTCACCGCCGCGGACCTGCTCCTGCAGTGGGCAGCGTTCTCCGGGTACTACAACGATGCCGATGCCGAGGGCAAGGCGGGAACGTCCTACTTCTCCTACGCCGGTGACCCCACCGGCCTGGCGCTCACCGATTTCCCCGAAATCGGTGACGACAACCGCTCCATGACCATCAAGTACTCCAAGCCGTTCGCGGACTGGGAGATCGCACTTGGCGGACCCGGCATTGACATCCCGGCGCACGTCCTGGCCAAGAAGGCCGGCCTGGCCGATACCCAGGCTTTCATCGACCACCTTAAGGCCATGCCGCGCGGCGACGCGAAGGCGCCCAAGGCCGCCGATGCCAAGCTCAAGGCCATGTCCGACATGTGGAACACGGGCTTTGACTCCAAGACCCTGCCGAGCGACCCGAGCCTGTTCCTCTCCAACGGCCCGTTCGTTGTCCAGAGCATCAACCAGGACCAGTCCCTGACCATGGTCCGCAACAAGGACTACAACTGGGGGCCCGAGCCCAAGCTGGATGAGATCACCGTCCGCTACATCGGTTCTTCCCCGGCCCAGGTCCAGGCGCTGAAGAACGGCGAGGCCGACATCATCGCCCCGCAGGCTTCGGCGGACACCCTCGAACAGCTCAAGGCACTCGAGAGCCAGGGCGTCACGGTGGAGCAGGGCAACCAGCTCTCCTACGACCACATCGACCTGAACTACTCGGGCCCCTTCGCCGAAAAGAGTGTCCGCGAGGCATTCATGCTGACGGTTCCGCGCAAGGACATCGTGGACAAGATCATCAAGAAGCTCGACCCCGAGGCGAAGCCCCTGGACTCGCAGCTGTTCGTTCCCGCGCAGCCGGCCTACGAGACGTCCGTGCAGGAGAACGGCTCCTCGAAGTACCAGGACGCCGATGTTGACGCTGCCAAGAAGCTCCTGAACGGTGCCACCCCCGAGGTCCGCATCATGTACAACAAGGACAACCCCAACCGCGTGGACGCGTTCTCGCTGATCCGCGAGTCGGCAACCAAGGCCGGCTTCAAGATTGTCGACGGCGGACTGGGCGCCTCTGACTGGGGCAAGGCCCTCGGCAAGGGCGGCTACGACGCCACGATCTTCGGCTGGATCAACCCCGGTGTCGGCGTCTCCGGCGTGCCGCAGATCTTCCGCACCGGCAACGGCTCCAACTTCAACAAGTTCAGCGACCCTGAAGCCGACAAGCTGATGGACGAACTGATTGTGACCACGGACCGCAGCAAGCAGGATGAGCTGACCAAGCAGATCGACAAGAAGATCTGGGATTCCGCCTACGGACTCCCGCTGTTCCAGTCCGTCGGTGTTGACGCCTACAGCGACCGCATCACGGGCGTGAAGTTCATGCCGAACCAGACGGGCGTGTGGTGGAACTTCTGGGAGTGGGCCGAAAAGTAA